One window of Dama dama isolate Ldn47 chromosome 30, ASM3311817v1, whole genome shotgun sequence genomic DNA carries:
- the LOC133049643 gene encoding leucine-rich repeat transmembrane protein CCDC168-like: protein MLTLRRPVLGRRAYAEETAHAYSISDDITKDGQYLTKFSISSPSIPALKLDKEVQVDDEMLAHRRSVLGRISKAEQMIHTHSISDDSRKGVQNEEQPIPEKEERDREKSVDRRGVTHTKYIILKSKKSPSSYTLHRSELYLNLGGTEQKKQETQGKPPGKVVRNVYLATPPTKPKLDKGTQVDEGKLGIKKPSLRPRMISALSDAKKRTDTKGISGDVIKRKQCMSEKEKKLDVKNVDMRLRTHHKKSAISPIPDVLSTKKFVLNVIKEPGGKVHKDKDEPSMVLTRTFLSIPSAPVYLDLGSKTDKDTPGITGSSHPEQNLQETSDTQKTAITESAAGEREIVKNAEHSVPEEAMQQWTSNFVISVQQRREPPQVKSEGDVSQLLSDSQQEDFYVTGYGTIKGGKRLEGFFAGSEAQQEKYKPETLATILSFPMMDLTKIESLKKETEIMNNLNHKISPHVLVSLPRKLSKEIYATLGSPVSSEGFSASKQGVHHKEGALSQASPASTDLCKCDKPEEDRQNNGKTSEMSPPKVLAPQIKESLEEMNITESDALQNADQEIVMKKQVVLQSGSGQKTRVDSSLSLKIPLQHVKQRTSLEIDVRKQTTVCPGIQMLPGIQMGMTEFDAQRGKKEQTLLVPDKEAHNLESLQKSVSSWTFPLQSGDVGRKNETDTGSTGNLKQKKLEMKEGILKIDTNIAVHLEEDKIEMYKQTIVNLKEETIKMDTSNTVNLNTASLRAEEPQIETQVITPMANRCPIEQKHKKERAVSSAKHNIQLQKMPQKRALDSFYAHIPLSPKLGGQKGRLTIADLKRELSPKYLNMKIQKHPILQILGNMGRGTPSDRKKLEYNFNKSKKIALRRGDASEIFIRSLSISTVSPSQPKEPVKSQTNLESAKRTRISEFQKKSPNTSETMMGDSSSIVKEGNQNFTNTIPQDSQPFMGDKQQMHKLPNIKSEANLSSEINKNLAPQTNERVVPDQDNSRIIKEADVLMTKQEKAPKPIKTPTECLLMSENPKENVERIVKEPNMLTVEQEKAPKLTETGTGCLLMSEDPKDVERIVKEPDMLTVEQEKAPKLTETGTGSLIMSKEPKENVERIVNEPDLLKVGEEKAPKPIKTPTECLLMSEDPKENVEKIVKELNMLMIEQEKAPKLTETPTECLVMSEDPKENVERIVKEPDLLTVEQEKAPKPIETPTECLVMSEDPKENVEKIVKEPDMLMIQQEKAPEPTETPTGSLIMSKEPKENVERIIKEPDMLTVEQEKAPKSIKIPTECLVMSEDSKENVESIVKEPDLLMVEQEKAPKPTEMGTGCLIMSEDPKENVEKIVKEPDMLLIQQEKAPKPIKKPTECLVMSQDTEENVEWIVKEPDFLKVGEEKAPKPIKKPTEFLVMSQDTEENVEWIVKEPELLMIEQEKAPKTTETPTECLIMSKDPKENVGKIVKEPDMLMIQQEKTPKPTETSTGCLIMSEDPKENVERVVKEPDFLKVGQEKSPKLIKTPTECVIMSEDPKENVEKIAKEPDILMIQQEKAPEPSETPAGCLIMSKGPKENVKKIIKEPDLIMMEQGKAPKPTETPTGCLIMSTNPKENVDTHMKCTLNMSSSPPRVEEPQDETQLFDTMGCASPLDQRDQSEPVQDTAIQKVQRQETSLGTVPIQPQVKGSERNTVGYSPSAGIMIPLCEAIKNVLESQIKNMIQNKFFPKNLEKVKDNKPDDWNSQLFTRGPGTLSMTIHPELQPKPILENFTCKEKIKLTNHLESKAPEIRLNLIPEVVKQSFQRFSFYQKLAISKHNSWKLYPRHKQMFLLPLEGIDTIEFNLKHKYEKDSPPVSCMKSLIVNVSRGSEEAVNTTKLKRMKELESGVPSLTSAREKTLPHILQNCSVGEKNKLLIHFSKKTLEIQMKAFPRIVRESYTMANAQDARKPLSKCVHSVVKVPKRKNRVLLLFEANSLHQIDLDLQYKYFRFLLGSPVAWMFPKPTAFPKHSLKLQTVAICKKGDNSGESGGHSIDTQPLEHIPFKKPSFHEDASLVRNFLAPTQVCALDPDQHSTVQKDTMALSKLKPHATPEKDKQCHVWFQETNTYESVDLKIQKKAQDVGGSHSIQNFEDFTDSQTDIENSDNFEDCSAPDVHESEDCIFLDATPYLSQEAESILFELQKGIPVENLYKKKVKMGLKPLYSEDVGSHHIRGHRQHSSIVTPHSYEPHKSRTHRSSSSITPPSYESHRSRKRGWSSKMTPSSHESHRSRKPGWSSKMTPSSHESHKSRKPGWSSRMTPSSHESHRSKKCGWSSKMQPPDWWCHSSLNTVELPSVSSSISFNREMLSQTTVSGKNYSLVPLTESNIKLHLAKSQGKPHRHSESRERRKAKLDFFRKNNMPWECDDSYTKNKQKHTGRKNVRDYESERLDYFPSKYKSSAKPHQEDISFHSEKKQNQPFFYACIPADSLEIIPQTIRWTIPPKTVRKRNFRVPLVVKISTSYSIWNSSKKLLGSLLESFSLLH, encoded by the coding sequence ATGCTCACACTTAGACGGCCTGTTTTGGGGAGAAGAGCATATGCAGAGGAAACAGCACATGCATATTCAATTAGTGATGATATCACAAAAGATGGTCAATACCTAAccaaattttctatttcatcaCCATCTATCCCTGCCCTCAAGTTGGATAAAGAAGTACAAGTTGATGATGAAATGCTAGCACATAGAAGGTCTGTTTTGGGGAGAATATCAAAGGCAGAGCAAATGATACATACACATTCAATTAGTGATGATTCcaggaaaggtgttcaaaatgagGAACAACCTattcctgagaaagaagagagggacagagaaaaaTCAGTCGATAGGAGAGGTGTGACACACAccaaatatataattttgaagtccaagaagtCACCTTCTTCATATACGCTCCACAGATCAGAACTGTATCTGAACCTCGGAGGGACAGAgcaaaagaaacaggaaactcAAGGTAAACCACCTGGTAAGGTGGTAAGAAATGTTTATCTTGCCACACCTCCAACTAAGCCGAAATTGGATAAAGGTACACAAGTAGATGAAGGAAAGCTTGGAATTAAAAAACCCTCTCTACGTCCACGAATGATTTCAGCATTATCAGATGCAAAGAAGAGAACAGACACAAAGGGAATTAGTGGTgatgtaataaaaagaaaacaatgtatgtcagagaaagaaaaaaagcttgaTGTGAAAAACGTAGACATGAGGCTACGGACCCATCACAAAAAATCAGCGATTTCACCAATTCCGGATGTCCTTAGTACAAAGAAATTTGTGTTGAATGTTATTAAAGAGCCAGGGGGAAAAGTACACAAAGATAAAGATGAACCAAGTATGGTCCTGACAAGGACTTTTCTTTCTATCCCTTCTGCACCTGTTTATTTAGATTTAGGGAGCAAAACAGACAAAGACACACCAGGAATCACAGGATCCTCTCATCCAGAGCAAAATCTCCAGGAAACATCAGATACCCAGAAAACAGCAATTACAGAATCAGCTGCTGGTGAGAGGgaaattgttaaaaatgcagaacaCTCGGTGCCAGAAGAGGCCATGCAACAGTGGACGTCAAACTTTGTGATCAGTGTACAGCAAAGGAGGGAACCTCCACAAgtcaaatctgaaggagatgTGAGTCAGTTACTTTCAGATTCGCAGCAAGAGGACTTTTATGTCACAGGGTATGGTACTATAAAAGGTGGGAAAAGGCTAGAAGGTTTCTTTGCAGGGTCAGAGGCTCAGCAAGAAAAATACAAACCAGAAACTTTGGCTACAATTCTTTCCTTCCCCATGATGGATCTCACTAAAATTGAAAGtctgaagaaagaaacagaaataatgaaTAACTTAAACCATAAAATAAGTCCTCACGTTCTAGTTTCACTGCCAAGGAAACTATCCAAGGAGATTTATGCCACACTTGGCTCCCCTGTCAGTTCAGAAGGATTTTCTGCTTCAAAGCAAGGTGTCCACCACAAAGAAGGAGCTTTATCACAAGCATCTCCAGCATCTACAGATCTATGTAAATGTGATAAGCCAGAAGAAGATAGacaaaacaatggaaaaacaaGTGAAATGTCCCCTCCCAAAGTGTTAGCACCACAGATAAAGGAGTCCCTTGAGGAAATGAATATCACAGAGTCAGATGCACTCCAAAATGCAGATCAAGAAATCGTCATGAAAAAGCAAGTGGTGCTGCAGTCTGGGAGTGGACAAAAGACCAGAGTGGATTCTAGTCTTTCTCTGAAAATTCCACTTCAACATGTAAAGCAAAGGACATCATTGGAAATAGATGTGCGCAAGCAAACTACAGTGTGCCCTGGAATACAAATGCTACCAGGAATACAAATGGGTATGACAGAGTTTGATGCCCAAAGAGGGAAAAAGGAGCAGACATTGCTTGTTCCCGATAAAGAGGCACACAATCTAGAATCGCTTCAGAAGTCTGTTTCCTCCTGGACTTTTCCACTTCAATCTGGAGATGTGGGGAGAAAAAATGAAACTGACACTGGCTCTACTGGAAATCTGAAGcaaaaaaagttagaaatgaaagaagggatATTAAAAATAGATACAAACATAGCTGTCCATCTAGAAGAGGACAAAATAGAAATGTACAAACAAACCATTGTTAATCTGAAGGAGGAGACCATAAAAATGGACACAAGCAATACAGTAAACCTGAACACTGCATCTCTAAGGGCAGAGGAACCTCAAATTGAGACTCAGGTAATCACTCCTATGGCAAACAGATGCCCAATTgagcaaaaacataaaaaggaacGAGCAGTGTCCAGTGCAAAACATAACATTCAACTACAAAAAATGCCTCAAAAGCGTGCTCTGGATTCATTTTATGCTCATATTCCTCTTTCTCCCAAATTAGGAGGCCAGAAAGGCAGATTAACAATAGCAGACTTGAAAAGAGAATTGAGccccaaatatttaaatatgaaaatccaAAAGCATCCAATTCTACAGATTCTAGGCAACATGGGACGAGGTACTCCAAGCGATCGAAAGAAATTAGAGTATAACTTTAACAAATCAAAGAAAATAGCTTTGAGAAGAGGAGATGCCTCAGAAATATTTATCAGAAGTCTTTCTATTTCCACAGTGAGTCCATCTCAGCCTAAAGAACCAGTAAAATCTCAGACAAACCTAGAAAGTGCAAAGAGAACCCGTATTTCAGAATTCCAGAAGAAATCACCAAATACTAGTGAAACTATGATGGGAGACAGTTCAAGCATTGTAAAAGAAGGGAACCAGAATTTTACAAACACAATTCCACAGGATTCCCAGCCCTTCATGGGGGACAAACAACAAATGCACAAACTTCCTAACATCAAATCAGAAGCAAACCTcagcagtgaaataaataaaaatttagctCCACAAACGAATGAAAGGGTTGTTCCAGACCAAGATAACTCAAGGATCATAAAAGAAGCTGACGTGCTTATGACCAAACAAGAAAAGGCACCAAAACCCATTAAAACACCTACAGAGTGTCTACTCATGTCTGAAAATCCAAAGGAAAATGTGGAAAGGATCGTAAAAGAACCTAACATGCTTACGGTTGAACAAGAAAAGGCACCAAAACTCACTGAAACTGGTACAGGGTGTCTACTCATGTCTGAAGATCCAAAGGATGTGGAAAGGATCGTAAAAGAACCTGACATGCTTACGGTTGAACAAGAAAAGGCACCAAAACTCACTGAAACTGGTACAGGGTCTCTAATCATGTCTAAGGAGCCAAAGGAAAATGTGGAAAGGATTGTAAATGAACCTGACTTGCTCAAGGTTGGAGAAGAAAAGGCACCAAAACCCATTAAAACACCTACAGAGTGTCTACTCATGTCTGAAGATCCAAAGGAAAATGTGGAAAAGATTGTGAAAGAACTTAACATGCTCATGATAGAGCAAGAAAAGGCACCAAAGCTCACTGAAACTCCTACAGAGTGTCTAGTCATGTCTGAAGATCCAAAAGAAAATGTGGAAAGGATCGTAAAAGAACCTGACTTGCTTACAGTTGAACAAGAAAAGGCACCAAAACCCATTGAAACACCCACAGAGTGTCTAGTCATGTCTGAAGATCCAAAGGAAAATGTGGAGAAGATTGTAAAAGAACCTGACATGCTTATGATCCAGCAAGAAAAGGCGCCAGAACCCACTGAAACACCTACAGGGTCTCTAATCATGTCTAAGGAACCAAAGGAAAATGTGGAAAGGATCATAAAAGAACCTGACATGCTTACGGTTGAACAAGAAAAGGCACCAAAATCCATTAAAATACCTACAGAGTGTCTAGTCATGTCTGAAGATTCAAAGGAAAATGTTGAATCGATCGTAAAAGAACCTGACTTGCTTATGGTTGAACAAGAAAAGGcaccaaaacccactgaaatgggTACAGGGTGTTTAATCATGTCTGAGGATCCAAAGGAAAATGTGGAAAAGATTGTAAAAGAACCTGACATGCTTTTGATTCAGCAAGAAAAGGCACCAAAACCCATTAAAAAACCTACAGAGTGTCTAGTCATGTCTCAAGATACAGAGGAAAATGTGGAGTGGATTGTAAAAGAACCTGACTTCCTTAAGGTTGGAGAAGAAAAAGCACCAAAACCCATTAAAAAACCTACAGAGTTTCTAGTCATGTCTCAAGATACAGAGGAAAATGTGGAATGGATCGTAAAAGAACCTGAGTTGCTTATGATTGAACAAGAAAAGGCACCAAAAACCACTGAAACACCTACAGAGTGTCTAATCATGTCTAAAGATCCAAAGGAAAATGTGGGAAAGATTGTTAAAGAACCTGACATGCTTATGATCCAGCAAGAAAAGACACCAAAACCCACTGAGACATCTACAGGGTGTCTAATCATGTCTGAAGATCCCAAGGAAAATGTGGAAAGGGTTGTAAAAGAACCTGACTTCCTTAAGGTTGGACAAGAAAAGTCACCAAAACTCATTAAAACACCCACAGAGTGTGTAATCATGTCTGAAGATCCAAAGGAAAATGTGGAAAAGATTGCAAAAGAACCTGACATACTTATGATCCAGCAGGAAAAGGCACCAGAACCCTCTGAAACTCCTGCAGGGTGTCTAATCATGTCTAAAGGTCcaaaggaaaatgtgaaaaagatcATAAAAGAACCTGACTTGATTATGATGGAGCAAGGAAAGGCACCAAAACCCACTGAAACACCTACTGGGTGTCTAATCATGTCTACAAATCCAAAGGAAAATGTGGATACTCACATGAAATGTACCCTAAATATGAGCAGTTCTCCTCCAAGGGTAGAAGAACCACAAGATGAGACTCAACTATTTGATACCATGGGCTGTGCCTCGCCACTCGATCAGAGGGATCAGAGTGAACCTGTACAGGACACAGCCATACAAAAGGTCCAGCGACAAGAAACTTCTCTAGGAACTGTGCCTATTCAACCCCAAGTTAAAGGTAGTGAAAGAAATACAGTGGGATATAGTCCAAGTGCAGGAATTATGATTCCTCTTTGTGAAGCAATTAAAAATGTTCTTGAATCCCAGataaaaaacatgatccaaaacaAGTTTTTTCCTAAAAACCTTGAAAAAGTAAAAGACAATAAACCTGATGATTGGAACTCACAACTTTTCACAAGGGGTCCAGGTACACTATCCATGACAATACATCCTGAATTGCAGCCAAAacctattttagaaaattttacttGCAAAGAAAAAATCAAGCTCACGAATCACTTAGAGTCAAAAGCACCTGAAATAAGACTGAATTTGATACCAGAGGTGGTAAAACAATCCTTCCAAAGGTTCAGCTTTTATCAAAAATTGGCTATCTCAAAACATAACAGTTGGAAGCTCTATCCAAGACATAAACAAATGTTCCTTTTGCCTCTGGAAGGGATTGATACTATAGAATTTAACCTAAAACACAAATACGAAAAAGACTCACCTCCTGTCAGTTGTATGAAGTCACTGATTGTTAATGTTTCAAGAGGCAGTGAAGAGGCAGTGAACACTACAAAGTTAAAGAGGATGAAAGAGCTAGAAAGTGGAGTGCCTTCACTGACTTCTGCTAGAGAGAAAACATTGCCTCATATTCTCCAGAACTGCTCagtaggagaaaaaaacaaactcctCATACACTTTTCTAAGAAAACACTGGAGATTCAAATGAAAGCCTTCCCCAGAATTGTAAGGGAATCTTACACAATGGCCAATGCTCAGGATGCAAGGAAACCTTTATCTAAATGTGTCCATTCTGTGGTCAAAGTACCAAAACGAAAAAACAGAGTTTTGTTACTTTTTGAGGCGAACTCTCTTCATCAAATAGATCTTGATTTACAATACAAATACTTTCGTTTTCTCCTGGGTTCTCCAGTTGCATGGATGTTCCCTAAGCCAACTGCATTTCCCAAACATAGTCTTAAATTACAGACAGTTGCAATATGTAAAAAAGGAGACAACAGTGGGGAAAGTGGCGGTCATTCCATTGATACACAACCATTAGAACATATCCCTTTCAAAAAACCAAGTTTCCATGAAGATGCATCATTAGTCAGAAATTTCTTGGCACCTACCCAGGTGTGTGCCCTTGACCCTGATCAACACAGCACAGTGCAGAAAGATACCATGGCTCTTTCTAAGTTAAAACCTCATGCTACTccagaaaaagataaacaatgtCATGTATGGTTTCAAGAAACAAATACATATGAATCTGTTGATTTAAAGATTCAGAAAAAGGCTCAGGATGTAGGCGGTTCCCATTCAATTCAGAATTTTGAAGATTTTACTGACAGTCAGACAGATATCGAGAATTCAGATAACTTTGAGGACTGCTCAGCTCCTGATGTACATGAGAGTGAAGATTGTATCTTTTTAGATGCCACCCCTTATTTAAGTCAGGAAGCAGAGAGTATTCTATTTGAATTACAGAAAGGCATACCTGTAGAAAATCTCTACAAGAAGAAAGTCAAAATGGGTTTGAAACCACTTTACAGTGAAGATGTGGGTTCCCATCATATTAGAGGTCATCGACAACATTCCTCAATTGTGACACCCCATTCTTATGAACCCCATAAAAGCAGGACACACAGGTCATCCTCCAGTATTACACCACCTTCTTATGAATCCCACAGAAGCAGGAAACGTGGATGGTCCTCCAAAATGACACCATCATCTCATGAATCCCACAGAAGCAGGAAACCTGGATGGTCCTCCAAAATGACACCATCATCTCATGAATCCCACAAAAGCAGGAAACCTGGATGGTCCTCCAGAATGACACCATCATCTCATGAATCCCACAGAAGCAAGAAATGTGGATGGTCCTCCAAAATGCAGCCTCCTGACTGGTGGTGTCACAGCTCCTTAAATACTGTTGAGCTTCCATCTGTATCATCTTCCATTTCCTTCAACAGGGAGATGCTTTCACAGACTACAGTGAGCGGGAAAAATTATTCTTTAGTTCCCTTAACAGAATCCAATATTAAATTACATCTTGCAAAAAGCCAAGGCAAACCTCACAGGCATtcagaaagcagagaaagaaggaaggccAAATTGGACTTCTTTAGAAAGAACAACATGCCTTGGGAATGTGATGACAGTTAcacaaagaataaacagaaacacacaggaAGGAAGAATGTGAGGGATTATGAATCAGAAAGACTGGATTATTTCCCAAGTAAATACAAATCATCAGCAAAACCTCATCAAGAGGATATCAGCTTCcattctgaaaaaaaacaaaaccagccaTTTTTTTATGCCTGTATACCAGCAGACTCGCTGGAGATTATACCCCAAACCATTCGCTGGACTATTCCCCCCAAAACTGTAAGGAAGAGAAACTTTAGAGTTCCCCTGGTGGTCAAGATTTCAACTTCTTACAGTATATGGAACTCATCCAAAAAGTTGTTGGGATCGCTGTTAGAGTCCTTCAGCTTACTTCATTAA